In the genome of Coraliomargarita algicola, one region contains:
- the queA gene encoding tRNA preQ1(34) S-adenosylmethionine ribosyltransferase-isomerase QueA → MNISLFDYHLPTELIAQEPAAVRDASRLMVVDRATRRVTHTHFSEIGQYLPPQARFFRNNAAVLKARLFGQRPTGGKVECLLLQPAEDATTWWCLLKPGKKTFNAGRFGLPGEYHAEVLEAGSNGNYRVRFHPERDESVTELSERLGILPLPPYIERSQDDPRRQNDNERYQTVYADLDKRIAVAAPTAGLHFTPGLISELEKSGAQFHDLTLQVGIGTFHPIQVENIQDHNIHHEWYEIPATAFAELNKPEAGPRIAVGTTSVRSIEDAMRRSQSAPESCITPSGSVQAEADIYIYPPAQFAGIDGMITNFHLPKSTLLCLVSAFLTPGSKDGIEWLKELYAEAIDHKYRFYSYGDAMLIL, encoded by the coding sequence ATGAATATTTCCCTCTTCGACTATCACCTCCCCACAGAGCTCATCGCGCAAGAACCCGCAGCCGTTCGCGATGCCTCCCGCTTGATGGTCGTCGACCGCGCCACCCGTCGCGTGACGCACACACATTTCTCAGAGATCGGCCAATACCTGCCCCCCCAAGCACGCTTTTTCCGCAACAACGCGGCGGTGCTCAAAGCACGCCTCTTTGGCCAACGCCCGACCGGCGGCAAGGTCGAGTGCCTGCTGTTACAGCCCGCCGAAGACGCAACGACTTGGTGGTGCCTGCTCAAGCCCGGCAAGAAAACCTTCAACGCGGGTCGCTTCGGCCTGCCCGGCGAATATCACGCCGAGGTGCTGGAAGCCGGCAGCAACGGCAACTACCGCGTCCGCTTTCATCCCGAACGCGACGAATCAGTCACCGAGCTCTCGGAGCGACTCGGCATCCTGCCCCTGCCCCCCTACATCGAGCGCAGCCAGGACGACCCGCGTCGCCAAAACGACAACGAGCGCTACCAGACCGTCTATGCCGATTTGGACAAACGCATCGCGGTGGCCGCACCCACTGCCGGACTCCACTTCACCCCCGGCCTGATCTCCGAACTAGAGAAAAGCGGCGCACAATTTCACGATCTCACCCTACAAGTCGGCATCGGCACCTTTCACCCCATCCAAGTCGAGAACATCCAAGACCACAACATCCACCACGAGTGGTATGAGATACCAGCCACCGCCTTTGCTGAGCTCAATAAGCCCGAAGCCGGCCCCCGCATCGCCGTCGGCACCACCTCGGTGCGCTCGATCGAAGACGCCATGCGCCGCAGCCAAAGCGCCCCCGAAAGCTGCATCACCCCCTCTGGCTCCGTGCAAGCCGAGGCCGACATTTACATCTATCCACCCGCACAATTTGCGGGAATTGACGGCATGATCACAAACTTTCACCTACCAAAATCCACTCTACTCTGCCTCGTGTCGGCCTTTTTGACACCAGGCAGCAAAGATGGAATCGAGTGGTTAAAGGAACTTTACGCCGAAGCCATTGATCACAAGTATCGCTTTTACAGCTACGGAGATGCCATGCTAATCCTCTAG
- the gcvT gene encoding glycine cleavage system aminomethyltransferase GcvT, whose translation MPSVLQIPLHDFHAAQGARFVAFGGWNMPVQYTSILEEHKAVREAAGLFDVSHMGEFFVQGSDAALFLDRLVVNAVASAPIGKAVYSPMCNSEGTVVDDLIVYRTGEEAFLVCVNAGNIEKDYGWFLKQAERWGLDVSVEDQSDDYALLALQGPQAEAILLAVGLEEVAEIKRFWHQLVTFGGEKIRICRTGYTGEDGFEIYSSPKVAEVLAKQIMSEGEAFGVKLCGLGARDSLRLEAGLPLYGHELSDHITPFEASLDWTVKLNKTDFIGKNALTEQKENGIPCRVVHFKLEGRRIAREGTPVLDEAGEVVGQVLSGTLSPILSCPIGSAIVRSEVKDAPLFVDLRGNQLALQIAKPPLHK comes from the coding sequence ATGCCCAGCGTACTTCAAATTCCACTTCACGATTTTCATGCCGCTCAAGGCGCACGGTTCGTTGCTTTCGGCGGTTGGAATATGCCGGTGCAATACACTAGTATCTTAGAGGAACACAAGGCAGTGCGTGAAGCCGCCGGGCTCTTTGATGTGAGTCACATGGGGGAGTTTTTCGTGCAGGGCAGCGATGCGGCCCTGTTTTTGGACCGTTTGGTGGTGAATGCCGTGGCCAGTGCGCCAATCGGGAAGGCGGTCTATTCCCCGATGTGTAACAGTGAAGGCACGGTGGTGGATGATCTGATTGTCTATCGCACCGGAGAGGAGGCGTTTCTGGTCTGTGTCAACGCGGGGAATATTGAAAAAGACTACGGCTGGTTCTTGAAGCAGGCCGAGCGTTGGGGCTTGGATGTGAGTGTAGAGGATCAATCCGACGATTACGCGCTGTTGGCGCTGCAGGGGCCTCAGGCGGAAGCGATTTTACTGGCCGTTGGACTCGAAGAGGTTGCCGAAATTAAGCGCTTTTGGCACCAGTTGGTGACATTTGGGGGTGAAAAGATTCGCATATGTCGCACGGGCTACACCGGAGAGGATGGCTTTGAGATCTATAGTTCGCCCAAGGTGGCCGAGGTGTTGGCGAAGCAAATTATGTCCGAGGGCGAAGCCTTTGGGGTGAAGCTCTGTGGCTTGGGGGCGCGTGACAGCTTGCGCCTGGAAGCGGGCTTGCCGCTGTATGGGCATGAGTTGAGCGACCATATCACTCCATTTGAGGCCAGTCTCGACTGGACGGTGAAACTGAATAAGACTGATTTTATTGGTAAGAACGCGCTGACGGAGCAGAAGGAGAATGGCATTCCGTGTCGCGTGGTGCATTTCAAGCTCGAGGGGCGCCGTATCGCGCGTGAGGGCACGCCGGTGTTGGATGAGGCGGGCGAAGTTGTGGGGCAAGTGCTCTCTGGCACCTTGTCGCCGATTTTGAGCTGCCCGATTGGCAGCGCAATTGTTCGTAGTGAGGTTAAGGACGCACCACTATTTGTAGATCTGCGTGGGAACCAACTGGCGCTGCAAATCGCAAAGCCTCCACTGCACAAGTAG
- the prfB gene encoding peptide chain release factor 2 (programmed frameshift), with protein MNLITPEVRSQIQELTRRAGHIWRYLDGATKITQIEALEAQMSEASFWDDQAAAQKVIGEANRLKNTVNPAKAFNAEVADMQAMLELVDEMEGDPDAEAYQQEILDTLKRLQPKLDQLELASFLSGPHDACNAFLTVNSGAGGTESCDWADMMLRMYTRWAEHAGFKTEVLDIQPGEDAGISSATIRIEGPNAFGYAKAERGVHRLVRISPFDSNARRHTSFSSVDVTAEIEDDVEIEIDEADIRTDVYRASGKGGQHVNRTESAVRLTHLPSGIVVTCQNERSQIKNKATAMKTLKSRLYEKQEDEKRSEMEKFYGEKGEIAWGNQIRSYVFQPYQMVKDLRTGVETGNVQAVMDGALDPFIHAWLRAGGPTSRKAAADREFGDE; from the exons ATGAATTTAATTACACCCGAAGTTCGTTCGCAAATACAAGAGCTCACGCGTCGTGCCGGCCATATCTGGAGGTATCTT GACGGGGCGACTAAAATTACACAAATTGAAGCGCTGGAAGCGCAAATGAGTGAAGCCAGCTTTTGGGATGACCAGGCGGCGGCACAGAAAGTGATCGGCGAGGCGAACCGTTTGAAAAATACGGTGAATCCGGCTAAGGCCTTTAATGCGGAAGTCGCGGACATGCAGGCGATGCTGGAGCTCGTCGATGAAATGGAGGGCGATCCGGATGCGGAGGCGTATCAGCAAGAGATTCTGGATACTTTGAAGCGTTTGCAGCCGAAGCTGGATCAGCTGGAGCTGGCCTCGTTCCTGAGCGGGCCGCATGATGCTTGTAACGCGTTTTTGACTGTAAACTCCGGAGCCGGCGGCACCGAGAGCTGCGATTGGGCGGATATGATGCTGCGCATGTATACCCGCTGGGCCGAGCATGCCGGCTTTAAGACGGAGGTGCTCGACATCCAACCCGGTGAAGATGCGGGCATCAGTTCGGCGACCATCCGTATCGAGGGGCCCAACGCCTTCGGCTATGCCAAGGCCGAGCGCGGCGTGCACCGCTTGGTGCGGATCAGCCCCTTCGATTCCAATGCGCGTCGTCACACTTCCTTTTCCTCGGTAGATGTCACCGCAGAGATCGAAGACGATGTCGAGATCGAGATCGACGAAGCCGACATTCGGACCGATGTCTATCGCGCCAGTGGTAAAGGCGGGCAGCACGTGAATCGCACTGAGTCTGCCGTGCGTCTGACGCACTTGCCCAGTGGCATCGTGGTGACCTGTCAGAATGAGCGCTCGCAGATCAAAAATAAGGCGACCGCCATGAAGACCTTGAAATCACGTCTCTACGAAAAGCAAGAAGATGAGAAGCGCAGCGAGATGGAGAAATTTTACGGTGAGAAAGGTGAAATCGCCTGGGGGAACCAGATTCGCTCCTATGTCTTTCAGCCCTATCAGATGGTCAAAGACCTTCGCACTGGCGTGGAAACCGGCAATGTGCAAGCCGTGATGGACGGCGCGCTCGATCCCTTCATCCACGCCTGGCTTCGCGCTGGGGGCCCCACTTCACGCAAGGCAGCCGCCGATCGTGAATTTGGCGACGAGTAA
- the dtd gene encoding D-aminoacyl-tRNA deacylase → MRAVIQRVSKAHVTVAGEVVGQIGPGVLVFLGVGKEDSQADADWLVRRIVKLRIFESEPGRMNESLLDICGQALVISQFTLFGSLKKGNRPSFNRAALPEQAVPLYEYFVTRLRQDLGQTVAAGVFGAHMDIEAQNDGPITLVVDTQERDF, encoded by the coding sequence ATGAGAGCGGTGATTCAACGAGTATCGAAAGCGCATGTAACTGTGGCCGGCGAGGTGGTCGGCCAGATCGGGCCCGGTGTATTGGTCTTTCTGGGCGTGGGTAAGGAGGATTCGCAGGCGGATGCCGATTGGTTGGTCCGGCGCATCGTTAAGTTGCGCATCTTTGAGTCGGAGCCAGGGCGTATGAATGAATCCTTGTTGGATATCTGTGGGCAGGCATTGGTGATCAGCCAGTTCACCTTGTTCGGTAGTTTGAAGAAGGGGAATCGGCCGTCGTTTAACCGCGCTGCATTGCCGGAGCAGGCGGTGCCGCTTTACGAGTATTTTGTGACTCGCTTGAGGCAGGACTTGGGCCAAACAGTGGCGGCCGGGGTGTTTGGCGCGCACATGGATATCGAGGCCCAGAATGATGGGCCTATCACATTGGTAGTGGATACGCAGGAGCGAGACTTTTGA
- the gcvPB gene encoding aminomethyl-transferring glycine dehydrogenase subunit GcvPB, translating to MHTSLADQRELARHYIPASESDIRAMLDAVGKERLDDLFDHIPSDVRFPNELELPEELEYEALKERLSAIAAKNRIGTSFLGDGVPDFVPSPVIAPICDIRNMTTAYTPYQPELSQGTLLAHWIYQCSMARLTGFEAVNASLYDRSTSIFEGICAAIRMSRGKSAALIPETLYPGDLEVLATQSEGTEIELIRVPADPETGLIDPAALAAAATDAADRLAAIVFPQVNTFGLLEEVDALTQFAVERGLKTIAVIDPLLLAPGGLKAPCDFGENGVDIIVGEAHHLALAPNFGGPGLGLFGVRFSSKDRNGVRAAPGRFIGKAKDSAGRECRVGVLSTREQHIRKDKATSNICSNQAFIATLVGAALLERGDSGLEQILSDLRSKLSQAVAQLTRFDGVELAFPQSTSYHEVTFKLSQPVASVLTAARAAGVLAGADVSDRIAGGRQLLKLSFSNREQPLDVLLAAFESVFGAPAADAQTLAAVPAEQIRATAPGLPCYSADEVIQYYQELGKLNVSPDDGCYPLGSCTMKYNPKVNDWAASLPGFTDLHPQAPVEDSQGCLMVLHEIQEWFKGITGLPGVTTQPLAGAQGELVGLKLFQAYHRDKGETRDIILIPRSAHGTNFATATMAGFGGKQGKIVYLEADTEGRVLNEDLDRRIEEYGERIAGVMITNPNTSGIFETSFKQIAEKIHALGGLVYMDGANMNAIAGWIDLGALGVDAVHNNLHKTWTIPHGGGGPGDAIVAVSEKLIPFLPGYQIEFDGTTYTPVKAKKSIGSFHRHWGNFAHKVRCLTYLLRLGHAGVRRMSAMAVLSARYLHEQLREDYATLPTGSDAEPRMHEFILSLKTEDFGALESVGLRKSDAAPRIGKLFLDFGFHAPTVAWPEALGLMIEPTESYTQAELDRFAEAVKAILKLVKEHPQALNSAPHFTPIDRVEEVEANRDVCLSESLDTLPELNQARIHSSELAQMPVAAIYAKIVEAVEAKAV from the coding sequence ATGCACACCAGCCTAGCCGACCAGCGCGAACTCGCGCGCCACTACATTCCTGCCAGCGAATCTGACATTCGCGCCATGCTCGACGCCGTGGGCAAAGAACGGCTGGACGACCTCTTCGACCACATCCCCAGTGATGTGCGTTTCCCCAACGAGCTGGAGCTGCCGGAGGAGCTGGAATACGAGGCACTTAAAGAGCGCCTCAGCGCCATCGCAGCCAAGAATCGCATCGGCACCAGTTTTCTCGGCGACGGCGTGCCCGACTTTGTGCCGTCCCCGGTCATCGCGCCGATTTGCGACATCCGCAACATGACCACCGCCTACACGCCCTATCAGCCAGAGCTGAGCCAGGGCACCTTGCTAGCGCACTGGATCTACCAGTGCTCGATGGCCCGCCTGACGGGCTTCGAAGCGGTGAACGCTTCACTCTACGACCGCTCGACTTCTATTTTCGAGGGCATCTGCGCCGCCATCCGCATGAGCCGTGGCAAATCAGCGGCTCTCATCCCCGAAACACTCTACCCGGGCGACTTGGAAGTGCTGGCCACTCAATCAGAAGGCACTGAAATCGAACTCATCCGCGTGCCCGCCGATCCGGAGACGGGTCTCATCGATCCAGCAGCCCTCGCCGCGGCCGCAACGGATGCGGCAGATCGCTTGGCCGCCATCGTCTTCCCCCAAGTAAACACCTTCGGCTTACTGGAAGAGGTCGATGCGCTCACTCAATTTGCCGTTGAACGCGGCCTCAAAACGATCGCAGTGATCGATCCGCTCTTGCTGGCGCCCGGCGGACTCAAGGCTCCCTGCGATTTCGGCGAAAATGGCGTCGATATCATCGTCGGCGAAGCCCACCACCTCGCACTGGCCCCCAACTTCGGCGGCCCGGGACTCGGACTCTTCGGTGTGCGTTTCAGTAGCAAAGACCGCAACGGCGTGCGTGCCGCCCCTGGCCGTTTCATCGGCAAGGCCAAAGACAGCGCCGGCCGCGAATGCCGCGTCGGCGTGCTCTCCACCCGCGAACAACACATCCGCAAGGACAAGGCCACCTCCAACATCTGCTCGAATCAGGCCTTCATCGCGACACTGGTCGGGGCTGCGCTGCTGGAACGCGGCGACTCTGGACTCGAACAAATTTTAAGCGATCTCCGCAGCAAGCTCAGCCAGGCGGTCGCCCAGTTGACTCGCTTCGATGGCGTCGAGCTGGCCTTCCCCCAGTCCACAAGTTACCACGAGGTGACTTTTAAGCTCTCCCAACCGGTCGCCTCCGTGCTAACCGCCGCTCGCGCAGCGGGTGTATTGGCTGGGGCCGATGTTTCCGATCGCATCGCAGGTGGACGTCAGCTCTTAAAGCTCTCCTTTTCCAATCGCGAGCAACCACTCGACGTACTGCTCGCGGCCTTTGAATCCGTTTTCGGAGCGCCCGCAGCTGACGCGCAAACATTGGCCGCCGTGCCTGCCGAGCAAATCCGCGCCACCGCGCCGGGCTTGCCCTGCTACAGCGCCGACGAAGTGATCCAATACTATCAGGAACTGGGCAAACTCAACGTCAGCCCCGACGACGGTTGCTACCCGCTCGGCTCCTGCACCATGAAGTACAACCCGAAGGTCAACGACTGGGCGGCCAGCCTGCCTGGCTTCACCGACCTGCACCCGCAAGCGCCAGTCGAAGATTCACAGGGCTGCCTGATGGTGCTGCACGAAATTCAAGAATGGTTCAAGGGCATCACCGGCCTGCCCGGTGTCACTACGCAACCGCTCGCAGGCGCGCAGGGCGAACTGGTGGGACTCAAACTATTCCAAGCCTACCACCGCGACAAAGGTGAGACACGCGACATCATCCTGATCCCACGCTCGGCGCACGGCACCAACTTCGCCACCGCCACCATGGCCGGCTTCGGCGGCAAGCAGGGCAAAATCGTCTATTTGGAAGCCGACACCGAGGGCCGCGTGCTCAACGAAGACCTCGACCGCCGCATCGAAGAATACGGAGAGCGCATCGCGGGCGTGATGATCACCAACCCCAACACTTCGGGCATCTTCGAGACTTCCTTCAAGCAGATCGCGGAAAAGATTCACGCACTCGGCGGCCTGGTCTACATGGACGGCGCCAACATGAACGCCATTGCCGGTTGGATCGACCTCGGGGCACTCGGTGTGGACGCGGTGCACAATAATTTACACAAGACCTGGACCATCCCCCACGGCGGAGGCGGCCCCGGCGATGCCATCGTCGCGGTCAGTGAAAAGCTGATTCCCTTCCTGCCTGGCTACCAAATCGAGTTCGACGGCACCACCTACACACCCGTCAAAGCGAAAAAGTCAATTGGCTCCTTCCACCGTCACTGGGGCAACTTCGCCCACAAGGTGCGCTGCCTCACTTATTTGCTGCGCCTCGGCCACGCTGGCGTGCGCCGCATGTCGGCCATGGCAGTGCTGAGTGCCCGCTACTTGCATGAGCAATTGCGCGAAGACTACGCCACCCTGCCGACCGGCTCCGACGCCGAACCGCGCATGCACGAATTCATCCTTTCGCTCAAAACCGAAGACTTCGGGGCGCTCGAAAGTGTCGGCCTACGCAAGAGCGACGCCGCGCCCCGTATCGGCAAGCTCTTCCTCGACTTCGGATTTCACGCGCCCACCGTGGCTTGGCCCGAAGCCCTCGGCCTCATGATCGAGCCCACCGAGAGCTACACCCAAGCCGAGCTCGACCGCTTCGCCGAAGCCGTCAAAGCGATCTTGAAACTGGTCAAAGAGCACCCGCAAGCGCTCAACTCCGCGCCCCACTTCACCCCGATCGACCGCGTCGAAGAGGTGGAAGCCAACCGCGACGTCTGCCTCTCTGAGTCACTGGACACCTTGCCCGAACTCAATCAAGCCCGCATCCATTCCAGCGAACTGGCCCAGATGCCCGTCGCAGCGATCTACGCCAAGATCGTGGAAGCGGTCGAAGCCAAAGCGGTGTAG
- a CDS encoding YceI family protein, which yields MKKTILLLTSAVLASLIGHAAEVETYVIDTSHSSVKFSIRHFVAKTTGNFSEFEGTLTINRDDLSQNSVEATIQIPSVDTDSDKRDAHLQEDDYFNAAKHPLMTFKSTQWKATEDENQFKVTGDLSFNGITKPVTLDVELLGFGEGMRGKYLSGWEATTTLDRTEWGVNGGQPAVGNEVNVTINIEAHRQ from the coding sequence ATGAAGAAAACCATCCTCCTACTTACCAGCGCAGTTCTAGCTTCACTCATTGGCCATGCCGCCGAAGTGGAAACCTACGTAATCGACACCAGCCACTCCTCGGTAAAATTCAGCATCCGCCACTTCGTCGCTAAGACCACGGGCAACTTTTCCGAGTTCGAAGGCACACTCACCATTAACCGCGACGACCTCAGCCAAAACTCCGTCGAAGCCACGATCCAGATCCCTTCCGTCGACACCGATAGCGACAAGCGTGATGCACACCTGCAGGAAGACGACTACTTCAACGCAGCCAAACATCCACTCATGACCTTTAAGTCCACCCAGTGGAAGGCCACGGAGGACGAAAACCAATTCAAAGTCACTGGCGACCTCAGCTTTAACGGCATCACTAAACCCGTCACCCTCGATGTCGAACTACTCGGCTTCGGCGAAGGCATGCGTGGGAAATACCTTTCCGGATGGGAAGCCACCACCACACTGGATCGCACCGAATGGGGCGTGAATGGCGGTCAACCCGCGGTCGGCAACGAAGTGAACGTCACCATCAACATCGAAGCGCATCGGCAATAA
- a CDS encoding RNA polymerase sigma factor, whose translation MNDTETLNFDEIVSAYYQPLYRFGYSLAKNEHEAGDLAQQTFFIFAEKGDSLRDKSKVKSWLFTTLYREFLRRRRKDSRMDHYEPEMLEVVGGTEEPHIRRSLDANLAVQALEEVDEVYRQPLALFYMKDLSYKEIAETLDVPIGTIMSRLSRGKAQLRDIFKRKETETA comes from the coding sequence ATGAACGATACAGAAACCTTAAACTTCGACGAAATCGTGAGTGCCTATTATCAACCGCTCTATCGTTTCGGCTACAGCCTAGCCAAAAACGAGCATGAGGCGGGCGACCTCGCCCAGCAGACTTTTTTCATCTTTGCAGAAAAGGGCGACAGCTTGCGCGATAAGTCCAAGGTGAAATCCTGGTTATTCACCACGCTCTATCGCGAGTTTTTACGTCGCCGCCGCAAAGACAGCCGCATGGACCATTACGAGCCCGAGATGCTCGAAGTCGTCGGCGGCACCGAAGAGCCACATATCCGTCGCTCATTGGACGCCAACCTAGCCGTCCAAGCCCTCGAAGAGGTTGACGAAGTTTACCGTCAGCCACTCGCCCTATTTTACATGAAAGATCTCTCATATAAAGAGATCGCCGAAACCTTGGACGTGCCCATCGGCACCATCATGTCGCGCCTCTCCCGAGGCAAAGCACAGCTGCGCGACATTTTTAAACGCAAGGAAACCGAAACCGCCTAA
- a CDS encoding DUF4136 domain-containing protein, with the protein MKPIVQLLLLATLFFAGCVSPTTVDYDRSAKAKLSNYKCFVIDSREERSNYQDIVLSPIVDRRIEQAISRTLQAKGMSQDCAQPDFRVTFNTITKTKTEVNDLGVGPTPFRRYPYHGYGAFSRIDVNQYEEGTFIVDIIDQASKELVWRGTYTKRLGWSAPNDQEVQQIVSEILASFPPQSE; encoded by the coding sequence ATGAAGCCCATCGTCCAACTTCTCTTACTTGCGACTCTATTCTTTGCAGGCTGTGTTTCTCCCACAACCGTCGACTACGACCGCTCCGCCAAAGCAAAGCTCAGCAATTACAAGTGCTTCGTGATCGATAGCCGCGAGGAGCGCTCCAACTATCAGGACATCGTCCTCAGTCCCATCGTAGATCGGCGCATTGAGCAAGCGATCAGCCGCACACTACAAGCCAAAGGCATGAGCCAAGACTGCGCCCAACCCGACTTTCGCGTCACCTTCAACACCATCACCAAGACCAAGACCGAAGTCAACGACCTCGGAGTCGGCCCTACTCCCTTCCGGCGCTATCCTTATCATGGATACGGCGCATTCAGCCGAATCGACGTGAATCAATACGAAGAAGGCACCTTCATCGTCGACATCATCGACCAAGCTAGCAAGGAACTCGTCTGGCGCGGCACCTATACCAAACGCCTGGGCTGGAGCGCTCCCAATGATCAAGAAGTACAGCAGATCGTCTCCGAAATCTTAGCCAGCTTCCCACCGCAAAGCGAATAA